Proteins encoded together in one Gigantopelta aegis isolate Gae_Host chromosome 8, Gae_host_genome, whole genome shotgun sequence window:
- the LOC121378489 gene encoding uncharacterized protein LOC121378489 translates to MCKTSTEKANTFFSATLERQHYFSQSVMCKTFTEKANTFFSVTLERQHYFSQSVMCKTSTEKANTFFSTTLERHYFSQSVMCKTSTEKANTFFSATLERQHYFSQSVMCKTSTEKANTFFSVTLERQHYFSQSVMCKTSTEKANTFFSATLERQHYFSQSVMCKTSTEKANTFFTATLERQHYFSQSVMCKTSTEKSNTFFSATLERQHYFSQSVMCKTSTEKANTFFSATLERQHYFSQSVMCKTSTEKANTFFSATLERQHYFSQSVMCKTSTEKSNTFFSATLERQHYFSQSVMCKTSTEKANTFFSATLERQHYFSQSVMCKTSTEKSNTFFSATLERQHYFSQSVMCKTSTEKANTFFSATLERQHYFSQSVMCKTSTEKANTFFSATLERQHYFSQSVMCKTSTEKANTFFNIQYKHKH, encoded by the exons ATGTGTAAAACCTCTACAGAGAAAGCAAACACATTTTTCTCTGCCACACTTGAGAGACAACATTATTTCAGTCAGTCTGTGATGTGTAAAACCTTTACAGAGAAAGCAAACACATTTTTCTCTGTCACACTTGAGAGACAACATTATTTCAGTCAGTCTGTGATGTGTAAAACCTCTACAGAGAAAGCAAACACATTTTTCTCTACCACACTTGAGAGACATTATTTCAGTCAGTCTGTGATGTGTAAAACCTCTACAGAGAAAGCAAACACATTTTTCTCTGCCACACTTGAGAGACAACATTATTTCAGTCAGTCTGTGATGTGTAAAACCTCTACAGAGAAAGCAAACACATTTTTCTCTGTCACACTTGAGAGACAACATTATTTCAGTCAGTCTGTGATGTGTAAAACCTCTACAGAGAAAGCAAACACATTTTTCTCTGCCACACTTGAGAGACAACATTATTTCAGTCAGTCTGTGATGTGTAAAACCTCTACAGAGAAAGCAAACACATTTTTCACTGCCACACTTGAGAGACAACATTATTTCAGTCAGTCTGTGATGTGTAAAACCTCTACAGAGAAATCAAACACATTTTTCTCTGCCACACTTGAGAGACAACATTATTTCAGTCAGTCTGTGATGTGTAAAACCTCTACAGAGAAAGCAAACACATTTTTCTCTGCCACACTTGAGAGACAACATTATTTCAGTCAGTCTGTGATGTGTAAAACCTCTACAGAGAAAGCAAACACATTTTTCTCTGCCACACTTGAGAGACAACATTATTTCAGTCAGTCTGTGATGTGTAAAACCTCTACAGAGAAATCAAACACATTTTTCTCTGCCACACTTGAGAGACAACATTATTTCAGTCAGTCTGTGATGTGTAAAACCTCTACAGAGAAAGCAAACACATTTTTCTCTGCCACACTTGAGAGACAACATTATTTCAGTCAGTCTGTGATGTGTAAAACCTCTACAGAGAAATCAAACACATTTTTCTCTGCCACACTTGAGAGACAACATTATTTCAGTCAGTCTGTGATGTGTAAAACCTCTACAGAGAAAGCAAACACATTTTTCTCTGCCACACTTGAGAGACAACATTATTTCAGTCAGTCTGTGATGTGTAAAACCTCTACAGAGAAAGCAAACACATTTTTCTCTGCCACACTTGAGAGACAACATTATTTCAGTCAGTCTGTGATGTGTAAAACCTCCACAGAGAAAGCAAACAC ATTTTTCAACATCCAATACAAACACAAGCATTAG